A single Oncorhynchus nerka isolate Pitt River linkage group LG10, Oner_Uvic_2.0, whole genome shotgun sequence DNA region contains:
- the LOC115136225 gene encoding POU domain, class 4, transcription factor 3 — protein MMTMNGKQHFSMHPVLQEPKYSGLHASSEGMRRVCLPAPQLQGNIFGGFDESLLARAEALAAADIVSHGKSHHFKPDVTYHTMSSVPCTSNSSTVPISHPSTLTSHQHHHHHHLNQSLEGDLLDHISSSLSVSGMGAPDSSMITTHQHHLQTMGHLHQAMAMGHPHSLSVHNGMSCVNDVESDPRELEAFAERFKQRRIKLGVTQADVGSALANLKIPGVGSLSQSTICRFESLTLSHNNMIALKPVLQAWLEEAEAAYREKNSKPDLFNGNERKRKRTSIAAPEKRSLEAYFAIQPRPSSEKIAAIAEKLDLKKNVVRVWFCNQRQKQKRMKYSAVH, from the exons ATGATGACCATGAACGGAAAGCAACATTTCTCTATGCACCCGGTGCTGCAGGAGCCCAAATACTCTGGCCTGCACGCGAGTTCGGAAGGCATGCGCAGAGTTTGTCTGCCTGCCCCGCAG CTCCAGGGCAATATCTTCGGTGGCTTTGATGAGAGTCTACTGGCACGCGCGGAAGCTCTGGCGGCTGCTGACATAGTCTCTCACGGCAAGAGTCACCATTTCAAGCCAGACGTGACTTACCATACCATGAGTAGTGTCCCCTGCACCTCCAACTCCTCTACGGTGCCCATCTCCCATCCTTCCACCCTGACCtctcaccaacaccaccaccaccaccacctcaaccaGAGCTTAGAGGGGGATCTTCTGGATCACATCTCGTCCAGTCTCTCAGTGAGCGGGATGGGGGCTCCGGATTCCTCTATGATTACCACGCACCAGCACCACCTCCAGACCATGGGTCATCTCCACCAGGCTATGGCCATGGGTCATCCGCACTCTCTATCTGTGCACAACGGAATGTCGTGTGTCAACGACGTGGAGTCAGATCCTAGGGAGCTGGAAGCCTTTGCTGAGCGATTCAAACAAAGGAGGATAAAGCTCGGGGTGACCCAGGCGGACGTTGGCTCAGCCCTCGCCAACCTGAAGATACCAGGGGTGGGCTCTCTCAGCCAGAGTACTATCTGCAGGTTTGagtccctcaccctctctcacaaTAATATGATTGCGCTAAAACCTGTCCTCCAAGCCTGGCTCGAGGAGGCCGAGGCTGCTTACCGGGAGAAAAACAGCAAGCCAGATCTTTTTAATGGTAACGAAAGGAAACGAAAACGCACTTCGATAGCCGCACCTGAGAAGCGCTCGTTGGAGGCATATTTTGCGATCCAGCCCCGTCCATCGTCGGAAAAAATTGCTGCAATTGCTGAAAAGCTGGACCTTAAAAAAAACGTGGTTCGTGTGTGGTTTTGCAACCAAAGGCAAAAACAGAAAAGGATGAAATATTCTGCTGTGCATTAG